From Alkalidesulfovibrio alkalitolerans DSM 16529, a single genomic window includes:
- a CDS encoding cysteine hydrolase family protein gives MSTLSHIPSLRAVLPAACLAACRAAGAAACLAIMALAMMPLAAPAKAADIIQEWGSTMPPAAPELSAVTVSPKDTALLVLDIEELTCNAERRPRCLESVPAIASLMARARAAGMPVLHSLTSRGTRESILPQATPLPGEPVVGSSVDKFRNTVLEDELNARGVTTVIVTGTAAHGAVLHTATGAAQRGMTIILPVDGISAETPYIEQAAVWLLLEGPATRGKTTLTRTGLIEIQ, from the coding sequence ATGAGCACGCTGTCCCACATTCCTTCCCTTCGCGCCGTTCTTCCGGCTGCGTGTCTGGCCGCATGCAGGGCCGCAGGCGCGGCTGCGTGTCTGGCCATAATGGCCCTGGCCATGATGCCCCTGGCCGCGCCCGCAAAGGCGGCCGACATCATCCAGGAATGGGGCTCCACCATGCCCCCGGCCGCGCCCGAACTCTCGGCCGTGACCGTGAGCCCCAAGGACACCGCCCTGCTCGTCCTGGACATCGAGGAGCTGACCTGCAACGCCGAGCGCAGGCCGCGCTGCCTGGAATCCGTGCCCGCCATCGCGAGCCTCATGGCCAGGGCGCGCGCCGCTGGCATGCCCGTGCTGCACAGCCTGACCAGCCGGGGCACGCGCGAATCCATCCTGCCCCAGGCCACGCCGCTGCCCGGCGAGCCCGTGGTCGGCTCCAGCGTGGACAAGTTCCGCAACACCGTGCTCGAAGACGAACTCAATGCCAGGGGCGTCACCACGGTCATCGTGACCGGCACGGCCGCGCACGGCGCGGTGCTGCACACGGCCACGGGCGCGGCCCAGCGCGGCATGACCATCATTTTGCCCGTGGACGGCATCTCGGCCGAGACGCCCTACATCGAGCAGGCGGCTGTGTGGCTCCTGCTGGAGGGCCCGGCCACGCGCGGCAAGACGACGCTGACCCGCACCGGGCTGATCGAGATACAGTAG
- a CDS encoding ABC transporter permease, with protein MNISTLILRNVTHRKGRFIFTLSGIFLGIASLVTFLALGGSLKNEIERESTALGANLVVTPKGSCAYEQVSILTGEQLPTTITAEEVETLRAIEGMTVLPFFTAKTAIQNRPVPVTGIVAEVTRAHKGWTMERGEYFAAPDDKTVVVGSALADQFGLQPGGEVTVRGERLLVRGVLKETGNRDDLSLFLTLPTAQTLFNVGGNVSYVAVRLDDLARMDEYAQRIRDAVNLGVVTDKQMLTSVLSIVGTVNVTLQLIAAVAVLASAFGIINTMMTAAYERKREIGILQALGAGQRTIFSLFLLESGLYGLFGGVLGLAGGLLLSAFVAPLVSQNAFTSFVKGSDAVLMPDMTTALGVILFSVAISLASGLYPAWRASRLSPVEAISHA; from the coding sequence ATGAACATATCGACACTCATCCTGCGCAACGTGACGCACCGAAAAGGGCGCTTCATATTCACCTTGTCCGGCATCTTTCTGGGCATCGCCTCGCTGGTCACCTTCCTGGCCCTGGGCGGCAGCCTGAAAAACGAGATCGAACGGGAGTCCACGGCCCTGGGGGCCAATCTGGTGGTGACGCCCAAGGGATCGTGCGCCTACGAGCAGGTCTCCATCCTCACCGGCGAGCAACTGCCCACGACGATCACCGCCGAGGAAGTCGAGACGCTCAGGGCCATCGAAGGCATGACGGTCCTGCCGTTCTTCACGGCCAAGACCGCCATCCAGAACCGCCCCGTGCCCGTGACCGGGATCGTGGCCGAGGTTACGCGCGCGCACAAGGGCTGGACCATGGAGCGCGGAGAGTACTTCGCCGCGCCGGACGACAAGACGGTCGTCGTCGGCTCGGCCCTGGCCGACCAGTTCGGGCTTCAGCCGGGCGGCGAAGTGACCGTCCGGGGCGAGCGCCTCCTGGTGCGGGGGGTGCTCAAGGAGACCGGCAACAGGGACGACCTGAGCCTGTTCCTCACCCTGCCCACGGCCCAGACCCTCTTCAATGTCGGCGGCAACGTCTCCTACGTCGCGGTCAGGCTCGACGACCTCGCCCGGATGGACGAATACGCCCAGCGCATCCGGGACGCCGTCAACCTGGGCGTGGTCACGGACAAGCAGATGCTCACCTCGGTCCTCTCCATCGTCGGCACGGTGAACGTCACGTTGCAGCTCATCGCGGCGGTCGCGGTGCTCGCCTCGGCCTTCGGGATCATCAATACAATGATGACGGCCGCCTACGAGCGGAAACGGGAGATAGGCATTCTGCAGGCGCTGGGCGCGGGACAGCGGACGATATTCTCCCTCTTCCTGCTGGAGTCGGGCCTCTACGGCCTTTTCGGCGGCGTCCTGGGGCTCGCCGGGGGGCTGCTCCTCTCGGCCTTCGTCGCCCCCCTCGTGTCGCAAAACGCCTTCACCTCCTTCGTCAAAGGCAGCGACGCCGTGTTGATGCCGGACATGACCACGGCCCTCGGCGTCATCCTCTTCTCGGTCGCCATCTCCCTCGCCTCGGGCCTCTACCCGGCGTGGCGGGCGTCAAGACTCTCTCCCGTGGAGGCCATCAGCCATGCATGA